From one Lycium barbarum isolate Lr01 chromosome 6, ASM1917538v2, whole genome shotgun sequence genomic stretch:
- the LOC132598854 gene encoding dynamin-related protein 3B-like isoform X2, which translates to MTEEKVPTSTGGDAAAAASLGHSVIPIVNKLQDIFAQLGGQSTIELPQVAVVGSQSSGKSSVLEALVGRDFLPRGSDICTRRPLVLQLLQTKPNPDNATDEEWGEFLHLPGKRFYDFNQIRWEIQAETDREAGANKGVSDKQIRLKIFSPNVLDITLVDLPGITKVPVGDQPSDIEARIRTMIMSYIKLPSCLILAVTPANSDLANSDALQIAGNADPDGYRTIGIITKLDIMDRGTDARNFLLGKVIPLRLGYVGIVNRNQEDIMMNRSIKDALVAEEKFFRSRPVYSDLADRCGVPQLAKKLNQILVQHIKTLLPGLKSRISAGLLSVAKEHASYGEITESKAGMGALLLNILSKYSEAFSSMIDGKNEEMSTSELSGGARIHYIFQNIFVKSLEEVDPCEDLTDDDIRTAIQNATGAKSGLFVPEVPFEVLIRRQIARLMEPSFQCARFIYDELVKMSHRCMVNELQRFPILRKRMDEVIGIFLREGLGPSEVMIGHIIEMEMDYINTSHPNFIGGNKAMEIASQQVKSSRIAAPNPRQKDGVDLDKTPSPERGLKSRAILARSVGGFVPDQVVRPAPEVEKTTASGSNVGSSWGISSIFGGSDNRPSVKDNFISKPLSDPVHSMNHAFSTIHLREPPSVLRPSETHSEEVTIEIAITKLLLRSYYDIVRKNIEDFIPKAIMHFLVNQTKRELHNVFIKKLYRENLLEEMLQEPDEIAIKRKRTRETLRVLQQAFKTLEELPVDAETVERGYSLGTDPTGLPRIHGLPTSSMYTTSSGSTDSNTGSPRNSRSRNASHSGELQLPMYGGADSNGGGHNFGIYPTVGV; encoded by the exons ATGACGGAAGAAAAAGTGCCGACAAGCACTGGCGGCGATGCTGCTGCGGCGGCGTCATTAGGTCATTCAGTGATACCAATCGTGAACAAACTTCAAGACATATTTGCACAGCTTGGTGGTCAATCTACAATTGAGTTGCCACAAGTTGCTGTTGTAGGCAGTCAAAGTAGCGGGAAATCAAGTGTGCTTGAAGCACTTGTAGGTCGAGATTTCTTGCCTAGAGGTTCTGATATATGTACTAGGCGACCTCTTGTTTTACAGCTCCTTCAAACTAAGCCTAATCCTGATAATGCTACTGATGAGGAATGGGGAGAGTTTTTGCACCTTCCTGGAAAACGTTTCTATGATTTCAATCAAATTCGTTGGGAGATTCAG GCAGAGACAGACCGGGAAGCTGGAGCAAACAAAGGTGTCTCAGACAAGCAGATACGGTTGAAAATTTTCTCACCAAATGTTCTTGATATTACTCTAGTGGATTTGCCTGGCATAACAAAGGTGCCTGTCGGAGATCAACCTTCTGATATTGAAGCTCGCATCAGAACAATGATAATGTCGTATATTAAGCTCCCAAGCTGCTTAATATTGGCAGTAACACCGGCTAATTCAGACTTAGCCAACTCTGATGCTCTTCAGATTGCTGGAAATGCTGACCCTGACG GTTATCGAACCATTGGAATCATCACAAAG TTAGACATCATGGATAGGGGTACTGACGCACGTAACTTTTTACTTGGAAAAGTGATTCCCCTTCGCCTTGGTTATGTTGGTATAGTGAATCGTAATCAGGAG GACATTATGATGAACCGGAGTATTAAGGATGCACTTGTAGCTGAGGAGAAGTTCTTCCGCAGTCGTCCT GTATATAGTGATCTTGCTGATCGCTGTGGTGTACCTCAATTGGCAAAAAAGTTGAACCAG ATTTTGGTGCAACACATCAAAACGCTTCTTCCAGGATTGAAATCGCGCATTAGTGCTGGACTTCTGTCTGTCGCAAAGGAGCATGCTAGCTATGGGGAGATCACGGAGTCAAAG GCTGGTATGGGTGCTCTCCTTCTGAACATTCTTTCCAAGTACAGTGAAG CATTCTCTTCAATGATAGATGGCAAAAATGAAGAGATGTCAACTTCTGAGCTGTCTGGTGGAGCAAGAATTCATTACATTTTTCAGAACATATTTGTAAAGAGTTTGGAG GAAGTTGATCCTTGTGAAGATTTAACCGATGATGACATCCGAACTGCCATTCAAAATGCAACGGGTGCCAAATCGGGATTGTTTGTGCCAGAA GTCCCATTTGAAGTTCTCATCCGAAGGCAAATAGCACGTTTAATGGAACCGAGTTTTCAGTGTGCAAGATTTATATATGATGAGCTGGTTAAA ATGAGCCATCGTTGTATGGTCAATGAGTTGCAACGGTTTCCAATTTTGAGAAAGCGCATGGATGAGGTTATAGGGATTTTTTTGCGTGAAGGACTGGGACCTTCAGAAGTAATGATTGGACACATTATTGAGATGGAG ATGGATTACATAAATACTTCACATCCAAATTTTATTGGCGGGAATAAAGCTATGGAGATTGCATCACAGCAGGTCAAGTCATCTAGGATTGCTGCACCTAATCCGAGGCAAAAA GATGGAGTGGATTTAGATAAAACGCCATCCCCTGAAAGAGGTCTAAAATCACGTGCTATCCTTGCCAGATCAGTTGGTGGTTTTGTCCCTGATCAG GTTGTTCGGCCTGCTCCAGAAGTCGAGAAAACTACAGCGTCAG GATCAAATGTTGGTTCAAGTTGGGGAATATCATCAATATTTGGTGGCTCGGACAATCGTCCATCTGTAAAAGACAATTTCATAAGCAAGCCATTGAGTGATCCAGTACACAGCATGAATCATGCTTTCTCAACGATCCACTTGAGGGAG CCCCCAAGTGTTTTGAGGCCTTCAGAAACTCATTCAGAGGAGGTGACTATTGAAATTGCCATCACAAAGCTGTTATTGAGGTCATACTATGACATTGTCAGGAAGAATATTGAAGACTTCATACCTAAAGCAATCATGCATTTTCTG GTAAATCAGACCAAAAGAGAGCTACACAATGTGTTTATCAAGAAACTTTACAG AGAAAACCTCCTCGAAGAAATGTTGCAAGAACCTGATGAGATAGCCATTAAGAGAAAGCGTACACGTGAGACACTTCGTGTTCTTCAGCAAGCTTTTAAG ACATTGGAGGAGTTACCGGTTGATGCTGAGACAGTTGAAAGGGGTTATAGCTTGGGTACTGATCCGACAGGCCTTCCAAGGATTCATGGGCTTCCAACATCATCAATGTACACAACAAGCAGTGGCTCAACTGATTCAAACACTGGTTCTCCTAGGAACTCTAGATCGCGCAATGCATCTCATTCAGGTGAGCTACAGTTACCAATGTATGGTGGTGCAGATTCAAACGGCGGTGGGCATAATTTTGGTATTTATCCAACAGTAGGTGTATAG
- the LOC132598854 gene encoding dynamin-related protein 3B-like isoform X4 yields MTEEKVPTSTGGDAAAAASLGHSVIPIVNKLQDIFAQLGGQSTIELPQVAVVGSQSSGKSSVLEALVGRDFLPRGSDICTRRPLVLQLLQTKPNPDNATDEEWGEFLHLPGKRFYDFNQIRWEIQAETDREAGANKGVSDKQIRLKIFSPNVLDITLVDLPGITKVPVGDQPSDIEARIRTMIMSYIKLPSCLILAVTPANSDLANSDALQIAGNADPDGYRTIGIITKLDIMDRGTDARNFLLGKVIPLRLGYVGIVNRNQEDIMMNRSIKDALVAEEKFFRSRPVYSDLADRCGVPQLAKKLNQILVQHIKTLLPGLKSRISAGLLSVAKEHASYGEITESKAGMGALLLNILSKYSEAFSSMIDGKNEEMSTSELSGGARIHYIFQNIFVKSLEEVDPCEDLTDDDIRTAIQNATGAKSGLFVPEVPFEVLIRRQIARLMEPSFQCARFIYDELVKMSHRCMVNELQRFPILRKRMDEVIGIFLREGLGPSEVMIGHIIEMEMDYINTSHPNFIGGNKAMEIASQQVKSSRIAAPNPRQKDGVDLDKTPSPERGLKSRAILARSVGGFVPDQKQVVRPAPEVEKTTASGSNVGSSWGISSIFGGSDNRPSVKDNFISKPLSDPVHSMNHAFSTIHLREPPSVLRPSETHSEEVTIEIAITKLLLRSYYDIVRKNIEDFIPKAIMHFLVNQTKRELHNVFIKKLYRENLLEEMLQEPDEIAIKRKRTRETLRVLQQAFKTLEELPVDAETVERGYSLGTDPTGLPRIHGLPTSSMYTTSSGSTDSNTGSPRNSRSRNASHSGV; encoded by the exons ATGACGGAAGAAAAAGTGCCGACAAGCACTGGCGGCGATGCTGCTGCGGCGGCGTCATTAGGTCATTCAGTGATACCAATCGTGAACAAACTTCAAGACATATTTGCACAGCTTGGTGGTCAATCTACAATTGAGTTGCCACAAGTTGCTGTTGTAGGCAGTCAAAGTAGCGGGAAATCAAGTGTGCTTGAAGCACTTGTAGGTCGAGATTTCTTGCCTAGAGGTTCTGATATATGTACTAGGCGACCTCTTGTTTTACAGCTCCTTCAAACTAAGCCTAATCCTGATAATGCTACTGATGAGGAATGGGGAGAGTTTTTGCACCTTCCTGGAAAACGTTTCTATGATTTCAATCAAATTCGTTGGGAGATTCAG GCAGAGACAGACCGGGAAGCTGGAGCAAACAAAGGTGTCTCAGACAAGCAGATACGGTTGAAAATTTTCTCACCAAATGTTCTTGATATTACTCTAGTGGATTTGCCTGGCATAACAAAGGTGCCTGTCGGAGATCAACCTTCTGATATTGAAGCTCGCATCAGAACAATGATAATGTCGTATATTAAGCTCCCAAGCTGCTTAATATTGGCAGTAACACCGGCTAATTCAGACTTAGCCAACTCTGATGCTCTTCAGATTGCTGGAAATGCTGACCCTGACG GTTATCGAACCATTGGAATCATCACAAAG TTAGACATCATGGATAGGGGTACTGACGCACGTAACTTTTTACTTGGAAAAGTGATTCCCCTTCGCCTTGGTTATGTTGGTATAGTGAATCGTAATCAGGAG GACATTATGATGAACCGGAGTATTAAGGATGCACTTGTAGCTGAGGAGAAGTTCTTCCGCAGTCGTCCT GTATATAGTGATCTTGCTGATCGCTGTGGTGTACCTCAATTGGCAAAAAAGTTGAACCAG ATTTTGGTGCAACACATCAAAACGCTTCTTCCAGGATTGAAATCGCGCATTAGTGCTGGACTTCTGTCTGTCGCAAAGGAGCATGCTAGCTATGGGGAGATCACGGAGTCAAAG GCTGGTATGGGTGCTCTCCTTCTGAACATTCTTTCCAAGTACAGTGAAG CATTCTCTTCAATGATAGATGGCAAAAATGAAGAGATGTCAACTTCTGAGCTGTCTGGTGGAGCAAGAATTCATTACATTTTTCAGAACATATTTGTAAAGAGTTTGGAG GAAGTTGATCCTTGTGAAGATTTAACCGATGATGACATCCGAACTGCCATTCAAAATGCAACGGGTGCCAAATCGGGATTGTTTGTGCCAGAA GTCCCATTTGAAGTTCTCATCCGAAGGCAAATAGCACGTTTAATGGAACCGAGTTTTCAGTGTGCAAGATTTATATATGATGAGCTGGTTAAA ATGAGCCATCGTTGTATGGTCAATGAGTTGCAACGGTTTCCAATTTTGAGAAAGCGCATGGATGAGGTTATAGGGATTTTTTTGCGTGAAGGACTGGGACCTTCAGAAGTAATGATTGGACACATTATTGAGATGGAG ATGGATTACATAAATACTTCACATCCAAATTTTATTGGCGGGAATAAAGCTATGGAGATTGCATCACAGCAGGTCAAGTCATCTAGGATTGCTGCACCTAATCCGAGGCAAAAA GATGGAGTGGATTTAGATAAAACGCCATCCCCTGAAAGAGGTCTAAAATCACGTGCTATCCTTGCCAGATCAGTTGGTGGTTTTGTCCCTGATCAG AAACAGGTTGTTCGGCCTGCTCCAGAAGTCGAGAAAACTACAGCGTCAG GATCAAATGTTGGTTCAAGTTGGGGAATATCATCAATATTTGGTGGCTCGGACAATCGTCCATCTGTAAAAGACAATTTCATAAGCAAGCCATTGAGTGATCCAGTACACAGCATGAATCATGCTTTCTCAACGATCCACTTGAGGGAG CCCCCAAGTGTTTTGAGGCCTTCAGAAACTCATTCAGAGGAGGTGACTATTGAAATTGCCATCACAAAGCTGTTATTGAGGTCATACTATGACATTGTCAGGAAGAATATTGAAGACTTCATACCTAAAGCAATCATGCATTTTCTG GTAAATCAGACCAAAAGAGAGCTACACAATGTGTTTATCAAGAAACTTTACAG AGAAAACCTCCTCGAAGAAATGTTGCAAGAACCTGATGAGATAGCCATTAAGAGAAAGCGTACACGTGAGACACTTCGTGTTCTTCAGCAAGCTTTTAAG ACATTGGAGGAGTTACCGGTTGATGCTGAGACAGTTGAAAGGGGTTATAGCTTGGGTACTGATCCGACAGGCCTTCCAAGGATTCATGGGCTTCCAACATCATCAATGTACACAACAAGCAGTGGCTCAACTGATTCAAACACTGGTTCTCCTAGGAACTCTAGATCGCGCAATGCATCTCATTCAG GTGTATAG
- the LOC132598854 gene encoding dynamin-related protein 3B-like isoform X3, which produces MTEEKVPTSTGGDAAAAASLGHSVIPIVNKLQDIFAQLGGQSTIELPQVAVVGSQSSGKSSVLEALVGRDFLPRGSDICTRRPLVLQLLQTKPNPDNATDEEWGEFLHLPGKRFYDFNQIRWEIQAETDREAGANKGVSDKQIRLKIFSPNVLDITLVDLPGITKVPVGDQPSDIEARIRTMIMSYIKLPSCLILAVTPANSDLANSDALQIAGNADPDGYRTIGIITKLDIMDRGTDARNFLLGKVIPLRLGYVGIVNRNQEDIMMNRSIKDALVAEEKFFRSRPVYSDLADRCGVPQLAKKLNQILVQHIKTLLPGLKSRISAGLLSVAKEHASYGEITESKAGMGALLLNILSKYSEAFSSMIDGKNEEMSTSELSGGARIHYIFQNIFVKSLEEVDPCEDLTDDDIRTAIQNATGAKSGLFVPEVPFEVLIRRQIARLMEPSFQCARFIYDELVKMSHRCMVNELQRFPILRKRMDEVIGIFLREGLGPSEVMIGHIIEMEMDYINTSHPNFIGGNKAMEIASQQVKSSRIAAPNPRQKDGVDLDKTPSPERGLKSRAILARSVGGFVPDQKQVVRPAPEVEKTTASGSNVGSSWGISSIFGGSDNRPSVKDNFISKPLSDPVHSMNHAFSTIHLREPPSVLRPSETHSEEVTIEIAITKLLLRSYYDIVRKNIEDFIPKAIMHFLVNQTKRELHNVFIKKLYRENLLEEMLQEPDEIAIKRKRTRETLRVLQQAFKTLEELPVDAETVERGYSLGTDPTGLPRIHGLPTSSMYTTSSGSTDSNTGSPRNSRSRNASHSVGV; this is translated from the exons ATGACGGAAGAAAAAGTGCCGACAAGCACTGGCGGCGATGCTGCTGCGGCGGCGTCATTAGGTCATTCAGTGATACCAATCGTGAACAAACTTCAAGACATATTTGCACAGCTTGGTGGTCAATCTACAATTGAGTTGCCACAAGTTGCTGTTGTAGGCAGTCAAAGTAGCGGGAAATCAAGTGTGCTTGAAGCACTTGTAGGTCGAGATTTCTTGCCTAGAGGTTCTGATATATGTACTAGGCGACCTCTTGTTTTACAGCTCCTTCAAACTAAGCCTAATCCTGATAATGCTACTGATGAGGAATGGGGAGAGTTTTTGCACCTTCCTGGAAAACGTTTCTATGATTTCAATCAAATTCGTTGGGAGATTCAG GCAGAGACAGACCGGGAAGCTGGAGCAAACAAAGGTGTCTCAGACAAGCAGATACGGTTGAAAATTTTCTCACCAAATGTTCTTGATATTACTCTAGTGGATTTGCCTGGCATAACAAAGGTGCCTGTCGGAGATCAACCTTCTGATATTGAAGCTCGCATCAGAACAATGATAATGTCGTATATTAAGCTCCCAAGCTGCTTAATATTGGCAGTAACACCGGCTAATTCAGACTTAGCCAACTCTGATGCTCTTCAGATTGCTGGAAATGCTGACCCTGACG GTTATCGAACCATTGGAATCATCACAAAG TTAGACATCATGGATAGGGGTACTGACGCACGTAACTTTTTACTTGGAAAAGTGATTCCCCTTCGCCTTGGTTATGTTGGTATAGTGAATCGTAATCAGGAG GACATTATGATGAACCGGAGTATTAAGGATGCACTTGTAGCTGAGGAGAAGTTCTTCCGCAGTCGTCCT GTATATAGTGATCTTGCTGATCGCTGTGGTGTACCTCAATTGGCAAAAAAGTTGAACCAG ATTTTGGTGCAACACATCAAAACGCTTCTTCCAGGATTGAAATCGCGCATTAGTGCTGGACTTCTGTCTGTCGCAAAGGAGCATGCTAGCTATGGGGAGATCACGGAGTCAAAG GCTGGTATGGGTGCTCTCCTTCTGAACATTCTTTCCAAGTACAGTGAAG CATTCTCTTCAATGATAGATGGCAAAAATGAAGAGATGTCAACTTCTGAGCTGTCTGGTGGAGCAAGAATTCATTACATTTTTCAGAACATATTTGTAAAGAGTTTGGAG GAAGTTGATCCTTGTGAAGATTTAACCGATGATGACATCCGAACTGCCATTCAAAATGCAACGGGTGCCAAATCGGGATTGTTTGTGCCAGAA GTCCCATTTGAAGTTCTCATCCGAAGGCAAATAGCACGTTTAATGGAACCGAGTTTTCAGTGTGCAAGATTTATATATGATGAGCTGGTTAAA ATGAGCCATCGTTGTATGGTCAATGAGTTGCAACGGTTTCCAATTTTGAGAAAGCGCATGGATGAGGTTATAGGGATTTTTTTGCGTGAAGGACTGGGACCTTCAGAAGTAATGATTGGACACATTATTGAGATGGAG ATGGATTACATAAATACTTCACATCCAAATTTTATTGGCGGGAATAAAGCTATGGAGATTGCATCACAGCAGGTCAAGTCATCTAGGATTGCTGCACCTAATCCGAGGCAAAAA GATGGAGTGGATTTAGATAAAACGCCATCCCCTGAAAGAGGTCTAAAATCACGTGCTATCCTTGCCAGATCAGTTGGTGGTTTTGTCCCTGATCAG AAACAGGTTGTTCGGCCTGCTCCAGAAGTCGAGAAAACTACAGCGTCAG GATCAAATGTTGGTTCAAGTTGGGGAATATCATCAATATTTGGTGGCTCGGACAATCGTCCATCTGTAAAAGACAATTTCATAAGCAAGCCATTGAGTGATCCAGTACACAGCATGAATCATGCTTTCTCAACGATCCACTTGAGGGAG CCCCCAAGTGTTTTGAGGCCTTCAGAAACTCATTCAGAGGAGGTGACTATTGAAATTGCCATCACAAAGCTGTTATTGAGGTCATACTATGACATTGTCAGGAAGAATATTGAAGACTTCATACCTAAAGCAATCATGCATTTTCTG GTAAATCAGACCAAAAGAGAGCTACACAATGTGTTTATCAAGAAACTTTACAG AGAAAACCTCCTCGAAGAAATGTTGCAAGAACCTGATGAGATAGCCATTAAGAGAAAGCGTACACGTGAGACACTTCGTGTTCTTCAGCAAGCTTTTAAG ACATTGGAGGAGTTACCGGTTGATGCTGAGACAGTTGAAAGGGGTTATAGCTTGGGTACTGATCCGACAGGCCTTCCAAGGATTCATGGGCTTCCAACATCATCAATGTACACAACAAGCAGTGGCTCAACTGATTCAAACACTGGTTCTCCTAGGAACTCTAGATCGCGCAATGCATCTCATTCAG TAGGTGTATAG
- the LOC132598854 gene encoding dynamin-related protein 3B-like isoform X1: MTEEKVPTSTGGDAAAAASLGHSVIPIVNKLQDIFAQLGGQSTIELPQVAVVGSQSSGKSSVLEALVGRDFLPRGSDICTRRPLVLQLLQTKPNPDNATDEEWGEFLHLPGKRFYDFNQIRWEIQAETDREAGANKGVSDKQIRLKIFSPNVLDITLVDLPGITKVPVGDQPSDIEARIRTMIMSYIKLPSCLILAVTPANSDLANSDALQIAGNADPDGYRTIGIITKLDIMDRGTDARNFLLGKVIPLRLGYVGIVNRNQEDIMMNRSIKDALVAEEKFFRSRPVYSDLADRCGVPQLAKKLNQILVQHIKTLLPGLKSRISAGLLSVAKEHASYGEITESKAGMGALLLNILSKYSEAFSSMIDGKNEEMSTSELSGGARIHYIFQNIFVKSLEEVDPCEDLTDDDIRTAIQNATGAKSGLFVPEVPFEVLIRRQIARLMEPSFQCARFIYDELVKMSHRCMVNELQRFPILRKRMDEVIGIFLREGLGPSEVMIGHIIEMEMDYINTSHPNFIGGNKAMEIASQQVKSSRIAAPNPRQKDGVDLDKTPSPERGLKSRAILARSVGGFVPDQKQVVRPAPEVEKTTASGSNVGSSWGISSIFGGSDNRPSVKDNFISKPLSDPVHSMNHAFSTIHLREPPSVLRPSETHSEEVTIEIAITKLLLRSYYDIVRKNIEDFIPKAIMHFLVNQTKRELHNVFIKKLYRENLLEEMLQEPDEIAIKRKRTRETLRVLQQAFKTLEELPVDAETVERGYSLGTDPTGLPRIHGLPTSSMYTTSSGSTDSNTGSPRNSRSRNASHSGELQLPMYGGADSNGGGHNFGIYPTVGV; this comes from the exons ATGACGGAAGAAAAAGTGCCGACAAGCACTGGCGGCGATGCTGCTGCGGCGGCGTCATTAGGTCATTCAGTGATACCAATCGTGAACAAACTTCAAGACATATTTGCACAGCTTGGTGGTCAATCTACAATTGAGTTGCCACAAGTTGCTGTTGTAGGCAGTCAAAGTAGCGGGAAATCAAGTGTGCTTGAAGCACTTGTAGGTCGAGATTTCTTGCCTAGAGGTTCTGATATATGTACTAGGCGACCTCTTGTTTTACAGCTCCTTCAAACTAAGCCTAATCCTGATAATGCTACTGATGAGGAATGGGGAGAGTTTTTGCACCTTCCTGGAAAACGTTTCTATGATTTCAATCAAATTCGTTGGGAGATTCAG GCAGAGACAGACCGGGAAGCTGGAGCAAACAAAGGTGTCTCAGACAAGCAGATACGGTTGAAAATTTTCTCACCAAATGTTCTTGATATTACTCTAGTGGATTTGCCTGGCATAACAAAGGTGCCTGTCGGAGATCAACCTTCTGATATTGAAGCTCGCATCAGAACAATGATAATGTCGTATATTAAGCTCCCAAGCTGCTTAATATTGGCAGTAACACCGGCTAATTCAGACTTAGCCAACTCTGATGCTCTTCAGATTGCTGGAAATGCTGACCCTGACG GTTATCGAACCATTGGAATCATCACAAAG TTAGACATCATGGATAGGGGTACTGACGCACGTAACTTTTTACTTGGAAAAGTGATTCCCCTTCGCCTTGGTTATGTTGGTATAGTGAATCGTAATCAGGAG GACATTATGATGAACCGGAGTATTAAGGATGCACTTGTAGCTGAGGAGAAGTTCTTCCGCAGTCGTCCT GTATATAGTGATCTTGCTGATCGCTGTGGTGTACCTCAATTGGCAAAAAAGTTGAACCAG ATTTTGGTGCAACACATCAAAACGCTTCTTCCAGGATTGAAATCGCGCATTAGTGCTGGACTTCTGTCTGTCGCAAAGGAGCATGCTAGCTATGGGGAGATCACGGAGTCAAAG GCTGGTATGGGTGCTCTCCTTCTGAACATTCTTTCCAAGTACAGTGAAG CATTCTCTTCAATGATAGATGGCAAAAATGAAGAGATGTCAACTTCTGAGCTGTCTGGTGGAGCAAGAATTCATTACATTTTTCAGAACATATTTGTAAAGAGTTTGGAG GAAGTTGATCCTTGTGAAGATTTAACCGATGATGACATCCGAACTGCCATTCAAAATGCAACGGGTGCCAAATCGGGATTGTTTGTGCCAGAA GTCCCATTTGAAGTTCTCATCCGAAGGCAAATAGCACGTTTAATGGAACCGAGTTTTCAGTGTGCAAGATTTATATATGATGAGCTGGTTAAA ATGAGCCATCGTTGTATGGTCAATGAGTTGCAACGGTTTCCAATTTTGAGAAAGCGCATGGATGAGGTTATAGGGATTTTTTTGCGTGAAGGACTGGGACCTTCAGAAGTAATGATTGGACACATTATTGAGATGGAG ATGGATTACATAAATACTTCACATCCAAATTTTATTGGCGGGAATAAAGCTATGGAGATTGCATCACAGCAGGTCAAGTCATCTAGGATTGCTGCACCTAATCCGAGGCAAAAA GATGGAGTGGATTTAGATAAAACGCCATCCCCTGAAAGAGGTCTAAAATCACGTGCTATCCTTGCCAGATCAGTTGGTGGTTTTGTCCCTGATCAG AAACAGGTTGTTCGGCCTGCTCCAGAAGTCGAGAAAACTACAGCGTCAG GATCAAATGTTGGTTCAAGTTGGGGAATATCATCAATATTTGGTGGCTCGGACAATCGTCCATCTGTAAAAGACAATTTCATAAGCAAGCCATTGAGTGATCCAGTACACAGCATGAATCATGCTTTCTCAACGATCCACTTGAGGGAG CCCCCAAGTGTTTTGAGGCCTTCAGAAACTCATTCAGAGGAGGTGACTATTGAAATTGCCATCACAAAGCTGTTATTGAGGTCATACTATGACATTGTCAGGAAGAATATTGAAGACTTCATACCTAAAGCAATCATGCATTTTCTG GTAAATCAGACCAAAAGAGAGCTACACAATGTGTTTATCAAGAAACTTTACAG AGAAAACCTCCTCGAAGAAATGTTGCAAGAACCTGATGAGATAGCCATTAAGAGAAAGCGTACACGTGAGACACTTCGTGTTCTTCAGCAAGCTTTTAAG ACATTGGAGGAGTTACCGGTTGATGCTGAGACAGTTGAAAGGGGTTATAGCTTGGGTACTGATCCGACAGGCCTTCCAAGGATTCATGGGCTTCCAACATCATCAATGTACACAACAAGCAGTGGCTCAACTGATTCAAACACTGGTTCTCCTAGGAACTCTAGATCGCGCAATGCATCTCATTCAGGTGAGCTACAGTTACCAATGTATGGTGGTGCAGATTCAAACGGCGGTGGGCATAATTTTGGTATTTATCCAACAGTAGGTGTATAG
- the LOC132598855 gene encoding gamma-glutamyl peptidase 5-like, producing the protein MEGKKFAVLLCAEDSEYVKKKYGGYFGVFVRMLGEEGETWDVFHVARGEFPTDDEIGEFDGFVITGSCNDAHGNDLWICKLLNLLKKLDSMKKKVLGICFGHQILGRSLGGIIERATTGWDIGITTVNLSTSKEFNALTLPAFLQVIECHRDEIRELPPKAEVMAWSNKTGIEMFRCGDHIMGIQGHPEYTKDILLHLIDRLLQRNLIEESIADVAKAKVEGREPDREIWKKLCVNFLKGRL; encoded by the exons ATGGAAGGAAAAAAATTCGCAGTTCTATTATGTGCAGAGGATTCAGAATACGTGAAAAAGAAATACGGAGGTTATTTTGGGGTTTTCGTGAGAATGCTGGGGGAGGAAGGTGAAACGTGGGATGTTTTCCACGTGGCACGTGGCGAGTTTCCGACAGATGATGAGATCGGAGAATTTGATGGATTTGTGATCACCGGTAGTTGTAATGACGCTCATGGTAATGATTTGTGGATCTGCAAGTTACTGAATTTGCTCAAAAAACTTGATTCTATGAAGAAGAAAGTTTTGGGTATTTGCTTTGGACACCAG ATATTAGGACGATCATTGGGCGGAATTATAGAGAGAGCCACTACTGGATGGGACATTGGCATCACCACAGTTAATTTATCAACGTCAAAAGAATTCAACGCTCTCACCTTACCTGCATTTTTGCAAGTTATTGAGTGTCACCGTGATGAG ATCCGTGAGCTTCCACCCAAGGCAGAGGTGATGGCATGGTCCAACAAGACTGGAATTGAGATGTTTAGGTGTGGTGATCACATCATGGGCATACAAGGTCACCCCGAGTACACCAAGGACATTCTTCTCCATCTCATTGATCGTCTTCTTCAACGCAACCTTATTGAG GAGAGCATTGCTGATGTGGCCAAGGCGAAGGTTGAAGGGCGTGAGCCGGACAGGGAGATATGGAAGAAATTATGCGTCAACTTTCTTAAGGGTAGATTGTGA